The following coding sequences lie in one Rutidosis leptorrhynchoides isolate AG116_Rl617_1_P2 chromosome 6, CSIRO_AGI_Rlap_v1, whole genome shotgun sequence genomic window:
- the LOC139853068 gene encoding uncharacterized protein yields the protein MNANYRRKSTITEEPMAPNPNPNPSKPSITNIGGVQIEFPYKPYGSQLAYMSRVIATLDRAQRDGHFHALLESPTGTGKSLSLLCSVLAWQKSQRSKPNYGSISHSKADPEALVDPLGHGGGFVPEMEPSANLMPTLSETNNVKQKNKRGPIIYYATRTHAQISQVIGEFRKTNYHTPMAVLGSRKRYCTNPKVRDQDNIDDKCKLLLKDRRKNQVGCQEFCNVSKIKAHPSLKKGGYHEVHDIEDLLKVGEMVKGCSYFGSQALAEVADIVFCPYSYIINPQIRKAMEINIKGNIIILDEAHNIEDIAREAGSIEAEEGVLFQLQMELENLCQSDRVIQTDQAAIYQPLYEMIEGIMSWIRQSKSSLKKHSFQHNALCWTAEKALKELQEASISKQCFPILQECATKAIRIAADADPEVDHLSGLPCIVLESLFSSLTFFFSEDGAHICDYLLILQSQVKGEAGFDADDSPCTFSLMCLNPALVFKNIADTALSVLLTSGTLSPMSSFQSELGVQFGTSLEAPHVINVDSQLWAGVIHSGPDNYPLNASYKTSEGYGFQDALGTSLEEICKVVPGGCLVFFPSYKLMEKLRKRWSQTGQWSRLNAQKSIFVEPRGGQDDFEQILNSYYDTIHQRNKSVVARRRGKKADSNTKSKANSGKGATFLAVCRGKVSEGIDFSDDNARAVIIVGIPFPSVVDIQVAEKKKYNDRFRLSRNLLSGNEWYCQQAFRALNQAAGRCIRHKSDYGAIIFLDERFRQERNLTYVSKWIRNSIRQYDSFDQSLEGLKSFFRDIKVENIERTVHSVDVESTNVEEPRSWFAEMKNHNVNKTNLKGQKSVSNEVLTTEKTTEINTFASITRTYDRFSPHTGSKGREKWSADKSDISTCVIDLEIQNRPSSPPLSPDDFELSVVKETPRNKDNGSTAMTFPANDHEPFIVKETPIKDTFPITLESDSEDEFSNSTIIQTKFTNQQLAQSVLSPCSTSASECMHEFATPKNEHIFQNRSPLYSSVSSHVLKRRKSSAFMPVNKMEQFGSPNPKTPIESSSITCGDAMKKDLIISCSFCKHPLGLEESNYVVPCSLMSLSKVHLASLWKRKLDEPTKGPTCVPVVVSDISSVDRKIWERSPENGVGQGTWSKEDGCVFNTIFCTFCSNQDNCLGLHVVATDSSNVQFLNKVLFYTDRLEIQNIDALKNKEVSPSSVTSGTKAEVNPFEKFAYVPQDSASSGWRTTKSKMRLPKRSQVTNTKL from the exons ATGAATGCAAACTACCGTAGAAAATCAACAATCACCGAAGAACCGATGGCACCAAATCCAAACCCTAATCCATCGAAACCCAGTATCACAAACATCGGCGGTGTACAAATCGAATTTCCGTACAAGCCGTATGGTTCTCAACTAGCTTACATGAGCAGAGTAATCGCCACACTCGATCGAGCTCAACGAGATGGCCATTTTCACGCGTTACTCGAATCACCTACTGGTACTGGCAAGTCACTGTCTCTACTTTGTTCTGTTCTCGCTTGGCAGAAAAGTCAACGGTCAAAGCCTAATTATGGCAGTATTTCTCACTCTAAAGCTGACCCGGAGGCTCTTGTTGATCCGCTAGGGCATGGTGGAGGGTTCGTTCCTGAAATGGAACCATCAG CTAACCTGATGCCGACACTTTCTGAGACAAACAATGTGAAGCAAAAGAACAAGAGGGGCCCTATCATCTACTACGCCAC GAGGACACATGCACAGATCAGTCAAGTGATTGGCGAATTTCGGAAAACAAATTACCATACGCCTATGGCAGTTCTG GGATCTAGAAAACGCTATTGTACAAACCCTAAAGTCCGTGATCAAGATAATATTGATGATAAATG TAAGCTACTTCTCAAGGATCGAAGAAAAAATCAAGTTGGCTGCCAAGAATTTTG TAATGTAAGCAAGATAAAAGCCCACCCGTCTCTCAAAAAGGGAGGCTACCATGAGGTCCATGATATTGAAGATCTTCTTAAAGTAGGAGAAATGGTTAAAG GTTGCTCATATTTTGGATCACAAGCATTGGCAGAAGTGGCAGACATAGTTTTTTGCCCATACAGTTATATCATCAATCCACAAATCAGGAAGGCGATGGAAATAAATATTAAAGGAAATATCATCATTCTTGATGAAGCTCA TAATATAGAGGACATTGCTCGCGAAGCTGGTAGTATAGAGGCTGAAGAAGGGGTTTTGTTTC AGTTACAAATGGAACTGGAAAATCTCTGCCAAAGTGATCGAGTTATACAAACTGACCAAGCAGCGATTTATCAGCCTTTATATGAAATGATTGAG GGCATAATGAGTTGGATCAGGCAGAGTAAAAGTTCCTTAAAGAAACATAGTTTTCAGCATAACGCATTGTG TTGGACTGCTGAAAAAGCTTTAAAGGAACTTCAAGAAGCAAGTATATCAAAGCAGTGCTTCCCAATCTTACAAGAGTGTGCCACAAAG GCAATCAGAATTGCTGCAGATGCAGACCCAGAGGTTGATCACCTAAGTGGCTTGCCCTGCATTGTATTAGAAA GCCTTTTCTCTTCGCTTACCTTCTTTTTCTCCGAGGATGGGGCACACATTTGTGACTATTTGCTTATATTGCAAAGTCAAGTGAAAGGTGAAGCTG GATTTGATGCAGATGACTCGCCCTGTACTTTCAGTTTGATGTGCTTGAATCCAGCTCTTGTTTTCAAGAACATTGCTGATACGGCTCTTTCAGTACTTTTAACATCTGG GACTCTTTCACCAATGAGCTCTTTCCAATCTGAACTTGGAGTTCAATTTGGAACATCTCTTGAGGCTCCACACGTTATTAATGTGGATTCACAG CTATGGGCTGGCGTGATTCACAGTGGGCCAGATAATTACCCCTTAAATGCAAGTTACAAAACATCAGAAGGCTATGGGTTCCAG GATGCTCTTGGCACGTCTTTGGAAGAAATATGCAAAGTTGTCCCTGGTGGATGCTTAGTATTTTTCCCGAGCTATAAGCTTATGGAGAAATTGCGCAAACGTTGGTCTCAAACAGGTCAATGGTCTCGCCTAAATGCACAGAAATCCATTTTTGTTG AGCCAAGAGGAGGCCAAGATGACTTTGAGCAAATCTTGAACAGTTATTATGATACAATCCATCAACGCAACAAATCCGTAGTTGCAAGGAGGAGGGGTAAAAAGGCCGATTCAAATACAAAAAGCAAAGCGAATTCTGGAAAGGGTGCTACATTTCTTGCTGTCTGTCGAGGAAAG GTCTCGGAAGGAATTGATTTCTCGGATGACAATGCTCGTGCGGTT ATAATTGTGGGGATTCCTTTTCCAAGTGT GGTTGATATTCAAGTGGCAGAAAAGAAGAAATACAATGATCGATTTAGATTATCAAGAAACCTTCTTAGTGGCAATGAATGGTACTGCCAACAAGCTTTTCGAGCACTTAATCAGGCAGCAG GCCGTTGCATCCGACACAAGTCGGACTATGGAGCAATAATATTCCTAG ATGAGCGGTTTCGTCAAGAAAGAAATTTAACTTACGTTTCAAAATGGATAAGAAATTCCATTAGGCAGTATGACAGCTTTGACCAATCATTAGAGGGATTAAAGTCGTTTTTCAGAGACATCAAG GTTGAGAATATAGAACGTACCGTGCATTCGGTTGATGTTGAGTCCACCAATGTGGAAGAACCAAGAAGCTGGTTCGcagaaatgaaaaatcacaacgtAAACAAGACCAACCTCAAGGGACAAAAATCAGTGTCAAATGAAGTTCTAACAACTGAAAAAACAACCGAAATAAATACGTTTGCAAGTATCACAAGAACGTATGACCGTTTCTCCCCTCATACAGGATCTAAAGGTCGGGAAAAATGGTCAGCCGATAAGAGTGACATCAGCACTTGTGTAATTGATTTGGAGATCCAAAACAG GCCTTCATCACCCCCATTATCTCCTGATGATTTCGAGTTGTCGGTTGTTAAGGAAACCCCAAGGAACAAAGATAATGGCTCTACTGCTATGACATTTCCTGCTAATGACCATGAACCATTCATCGTGAAGGAAACACCAATCAAAGACACGTTTCCTATAACCCTTGAATCTGACTCTGAAGACGAATTCTCTAATTCAACCATAATCCAAACAAAGTTTACAAATCAACAATTAGCACAATCTGTTTTATCTCCATGTTCTACTTCCGCTTCTGAATGCATGCATGAATTCGCGACTCCTAAAAATGAGCACATATTTCAAAACAGATCGCCCTTATATTCTAGTGTCAGTTCACATGTTCttaaaagaagaaagtcttcagcTTTTATGCCCGTTAATAAAATGGAGCAGTTTGGTTCTCCAAATCCCAAAACTCCCATTGAGTCGTCATCTATAACTTGTGGTGATGCTATGAAGAAAGATTTAATAATATCCTGTTCATTCTGCAAACATCCCTTAGGTCTAGAGGAAAGTAATTATGTTGTTCCTTGTTCATTAATGTCATTAAGTAAGGTGCACCTGGCATCACTTTGGAAAAGGAAGCTGGATGAACCAACAAAGGGTCCCACATGTGTACCCGTTGTGGTATCCGACATTTCGTCAGTTGATCGTAAAATCTGGGAAAGAAGTCCGGAAAATGGTGTTGGACAAGGAACATGGAGTAAAGAAGATGGTTGTGTGTTCAATACAATTTTCTGTACTTTCTGTAGTAATCAAGACAATTGCTTAGGCTTGCATGTTGTTGCAACTGATTCATCCAACGTGCAGTTTCTAAACAAG GTGCTCTTTTATACTGACAGGCTGGAAATCCAAAATATTGATGCATTAAAGAATAAG GAAGTCTCTCCCTCTAGTGTTACAAGTGGGACCAAAGCCGAGGTTAATCCGTTTGAGAAATTTGCATATGTTCCTCAAGATTCAGCCTCCTCAGGATGGCGAACTACGAAATCAAAG ATGCGACTACCAAAAAGAAGCCAAGTTACCAATACAAAACTTTGA
- the LOC139852743 gene encoding cytochrome P450 711A1-like, with the protein METLSIIKSVITEFVSNSSFSQSVFFTMLALFAGILGYFYQPLWGVRKIPGPPTIPFLGHLPLFAQHGPHLFSTLAQKYGPIFRFHMGRQPLVIVADAELCRQVGIKKFKDIPNRSIPSPILGSPLHSKGLFWIRDSRWSTMRNTILSAYQPAHLAKLVPMMQSFIENAAQNIHANDQDVNFDELSLSMATDVIGKAAFGFDFGLSKSNKYHNEDKQVDSFIKQHVYSVTMLKMDLSGSFSIILGLLFPILQEPFRQILKRIPYTVDWKMERTNKNLSSQLDEILVKKMEVKDIESKDFLSLILKARESDTVSKNLFTPDYISSIAYEHLLAGSTTTSFTLSSVVYLVSGHPEVEKKLLREIDAFGPHDQVPTADDLQSRFPYLDQVVKEAMRFYVVSPLVARETSSQVEVGGYTLPKGTWVWIAIGVLAKDPKNFPDPEKFKPERFDPNCDEEKQRHPYAFIPFGIGPRSCIGQKFSLQEIKLALIHLYQRFVFRHSPSMESPLKLDYGMVLSFKYGVKVRAIKRT; encoded by the exons ATGGAAACTTTATCAATCATTAAAAGTGTGATCACTGAGTTTGTGTCCAATTCAAGTTTTTCACAATCAGTTTTCTTCACCATGTTGGCCTTGTTTGCTGGGATTTTAGGCTACTTTTATCAACCACTTTGGGGTGTTAGAAAAATACCAGGTCCTCCAACCATTCCATTTTTAGGACACTTGCCTTTGTTTGCTCAACATGGTCCTCATTTGTTCTCAACTCTTGCCCAGAAATATGGCCCCATCTTCAG GTTTCATATGGGGAGACAGCCACTAGTGATTGTGGCTGATGCAGAGCTATGCAGACAAGTTGGAATCAAGAAATTTAAAGACATTCCAAATAGAAGTATCCCTTCTCCTATCTTGGGTTCTCCACTTCATAGTAAAGGTCTTTTCTGGATAAG GGATTCGAGATGGTCCACTATGAGAAACACTATACTATCAGCCTATCAGCCAGCACATTTGGCAAAATTAGTCCCAATGATGCAATCGTTTATTGAAAACGCTGCTCAAAACATACATGCGAATGATCAAGATGTGAACTTTGATGAGTTATCACTCAGTATGGCTACTGATGTAATTGGAAAAGCCGCTTTTGGGTTTGACTTTGGTCTCTCTAAGTCAAACAAATATCACAATGAAGATAAACAAGTGGATTCGTTTATCAAACAGCACGTGTACTCAGTAACTATGCTCAAGATGGACTTATCAGGCTCGTTTTCAATCATCTTAGGCCTGCTTTTCCCAATACTTCAAGAACCCTTTCGACAAATACTTAAGAGGATTCCATACACCGTGGACTGGAAAATGGAACGAACAAACAAGAATCTAAGTAGTCAACTCGACGAAATTTTGGTCAAGAAAATGGAAGTCAAAGATATAGAGTCAAAAGATTTCTTGTCACTAATATTAAAAGCAAGAGAATCGGATACCGTTTCCAAGAACTTATTCACGCCAGACTACATCAGTAGCATAGCATACGAGCACCTGTTAGCTGGATCAACAACGACATCGTTTACGCTATCGTCTGTCGTGTATCTGGTTTCTGGGCATCCAGAAGTTGAGAAAAAGTTGCTTCGAGAGATTGATGCATTCGGTCCACATGATCAAGTTCCAACTGCTGATGATCTTCAATCGAGATTTCCATATCTTGATCAG GTGGTCAAAGAAGCAATGAGGTTTTATGTAGTTTCTCCTTTAGTAGCAAGGGAAACATCAAGCCAAGTAGAGGTTGGAGGTTACACTCTCCCTAAG GGGACATGGGTGTGGATTGCAATTGGAGTTCTAGCTAAGGATCCCAAGAATTTCCCTGACCCGGAAAAATTCAAGCCCGAGAGATTTGACCCAAATTGTGATGAAGAGAAACAAAGGCATCCGTATGCGTTCATACCCTTTGGGATTGGGCCTCGATCGTGCATTGGTCAGAAGTTTTCACTGCAAGAAATTAAGCTTGCTTTGATTCATTTATATCAGAGATTCGTATTTCGGCACTCCCCTAGCATGGAAAGCCCTTTGAAACTCGATTATGGCATGGTTCTTAGTTTTAAATACGGTGTCAAAGTTAGAGCCATTAAACGGACATAA
- the LOC139855153 gene encoding uncharacterized protein, with amino-acid sequence MHVTGTKPDCNFRDRLKNVKAALREWSKNKYGSIGVELESWKSKATELESKADQGIITADEHYDWMNARAKWLQKENEVAEMLKQKSRLKWAEEGDDNTAFFHSTIRRNNNSNLRGLYINGSWEENPTSIKEEVHKYFSNIFDHRPTSNPDFESLGVLNFSSLSHEDAMMLEAPILEYETWNVIKESEASKAPGPDGFNLGFSTKWITWIKACLDSASVSILVNGSPTKEFSLKRGIRQGDPLSPYLFIIVAEALNKMIKRAIEVNMFKGPTIGKDNVMISHLQYADDTILFGE; translated from the exons ATGCATGTCACTGGAACAAAACCTGACTGCAACTTTCGTGACCGATTGAAAAACGTGAAGGCTGCACTTAGAGAATGGAGCAAAAATAAATATGGAAGCATTGGTGTAGAACTTGAGTCTTGGAAATCAAAAGCCACTGAACTTGAATCAAAGGCAGACCAAGGTATCATAACAGCTGATGAACACTACGATTGGATGAATGCTCGAGCTAAGTGGCTACAGAAGGAAAACGAAGTGGCTGAAATGCTTAAACAAAAATCTCGATTGAAGTGGGCTGAAGAAGGAGACGACAACACAGCTTTTTTTCACTCCACAATCCGTAGAAACAACAACTCCAATCTGCGAGGACTGTACATTAATGGTTCGTGGGAGGAAAATCCGACTTCAATAAAAGAAGAAGTCCACAAATATTTCAGCAACATATTTGATCACAGACCCACTTCGAATCCTGATTTCGAGAGCTTAGGTGTcctaaatttcagttcattatcccATGAAGATGCAATGATGCTTGAAGCTCCAATACTGGAATACGAAACCTGGAATGTTATCAAAGAAAGTGAAGCCTCAAAAGCTCCAGGTCCCGACGGTTTTAATCTCG GCTTTAGCACCAAATGGATTACATGGATAAAAGCTTGTTTGGATTCGGCCTCGGTTTCTATATTAGTAAATGGTTCTCCCACCAAAGAATTCTCCCTAAAAAGGGGCATTCGTCAAGGCGACCCGTTATCCCCATACCTGTTCATAATAGTTGCCGAAGCACTCAACAAAATGATAAAGCGAGCCATTGAGGTAAACATGTTCAAAGGGCCAACAATCGGAAAAGATAACGTCATGATTTCGCATCTTCAATACGCCGACGATACCATATTGTTTGGAGAGTAG